In Penaeus monodon isolate SGIC_2016 chromosome 15, NSTDA_Pmon_1, whole genome shotgun sequence, a genomic segment contains:
- the LOC119581965 gene encoding LOW QUALITY PROTEIN: myophilin-like (The sequence of the model RefSeq protein was modified relative to this genomic sequence to represent the inferred CDS: deleted 1 base in 1 codon): protein MNRATKSGIAAEAQAKVNAKYSEEQAAECLEWIAIITSADISKSGDADNFYETLKNGQLLCQVINALKPGQIKKIQTSAMAFKCMENINAFVEGAKACGVPTQETFQTVDLWERQNLNSVVICLQSLGRKGSQFGKPSIGPKESEKNVRHFTEEQLRASEGIVNLQYGSNKGATQSGMSFGNTRHM, encoded by the exons ATGAACCGTGCTACCAAGTCCGGAATCGCTGCCGAGGCTCAGGCTAAG GTCAACGCAAAGTACAGCGAAGAGCAGGCCGCCGAGTGCTTGGAATGGATCGCCATCATCACGAGCGCCGACATCAGCAAGTCTGGAGACGCCGACAATTTCTACGAGACCTTGAAGAATGGACAGCTGTTGTGCCA GGTGATTAACGCCCTCAAGCCCGGTCAGATCAAGAAGATCCAGACCTCCGCCATGGCATTCAAGTGCATGGAAAACATCAACGCCTTTGTGGAGGGAGCTAAGGCCTGTGGGGTACCCACTCAGGAGACCTTCCAGACCGTCGACCTCTGGGAACGACAGAACCTTAACTCTGTTGTTATCTGCTTGCAGTCTCTGGGCAGGAAG gGATCTCAATTTGGAAAGCCTTCCATTGGCCCAAAAGAGTCTGAG AAGAATGTCCGTCACTTCACCGAGGAGCAGCTCAGGGCTTCTGAGGGCATCGTCAACCTGCAGTATGGCTCCAACAAGGGTGCCACTCAGTCTGGCATGTCCTTCGGCAATACTCGCCACATGTAA